Proteins encoded within one genomic window of Bacillus thuringiensis:
- a CDS encoding bifunctional metallophosphatase/5'-nucleotidase, protein MLKKIIPVALAISTVTFTSVFAAPSIQASTEQNRYIDVQMLGINDFHGQLDTVKKINNKDAGGIEYLGAYLRDREKQNPNTLKVHAGDVVGASTPVSALLQDEPTIEFLNDLKFDVGTIGNHEFDEGVEEMNRLIYGGYHEKTGNFKGAKFPYVAANFYNKSTGRLFLPPFTIKKVQGVPVGFIGVVTTDVPNLVMPTMLKNVEITDEVEAINKSVKQLKKLGVKSIVVLAHNGGTTDGNGVTNGDIVRLANETDPEVDVIFGGHSHTYVNGTVNNKLVVQANSYGMAFADVDVKIDRKTQDIVEKKAEIVTTYHEGMEPDKKIKRKMEKYQAKIAPLVNEVVGKSIAPLDRKLNTAGESTLGNLVADAQRTTMQSQIALMNPGGIRNDLDAGDITWGEIYGIQPFGNQLIKVNLTGQDIRDILNQQWQKDITRMLQISGIQYTWDANKPNGEKVTSIRLTNGEEIIPSKTYSVVANAFLASGGDGFVSFKNGKDAETGPTDFEALVDYIKKSKEPIQSIIDGRIRKIN, encoded by the coding sequence AAAATCATTCCAGTTGCTTTAGCAATAAGTACAGTTACTTTTACTAGTGTATTTGCTGCGCCTTCAATCCAAGCAAGTACAGAACAAAACCGCTACATAGATGTACAAATGCTCGGTATTAACGATTTTCATGGGCAACTAGATACTGTAAAAAAAATTAACAATAAAGATGCAGGGGGAATTGAGTACTTAGGGGCTTATTTACGTGATCGTGAAAAACAAAATCCAAATACATTAAAGGTACATGCCGGCGATGTTGTTGGAGCAAGTACTCCTGTTTCAGCATTATTACAAGACGAACCTACGATTGAATTTCTAAATGATTTGAAATTCGATGTTGGAACCATAGGAAATCATGAATTTGATGAAGGTGTTGAGGAAATGAACCGCCTTATTTATGGTGGATACCATGAGAAAACAGGAAATTTTAAAGGAGCAAAATTCCCATATGTTGCTGCAAATTTCTATAATAAATCCACTGGTCGTTTATTTTTACCACCATTCACTATAAAAAAGGTACAAGGAGTTCCTGTTGGATTTATCGGAGTCGTAACAACGGATGTGCCTAACCTTGTTATGCCTACTATGCTAAAGAATGTAGAAATTACAGATGAAGTTGAAGCTATTAACAAATCCGTAAAGCAATTAAAAAAACTAGGCGTTAAATCTATCGTTGTTCTTGCACATAACGGGGGGACAACAGATGGGAACGGCGTAACAAATGGTGATATCGTCCGATTAGCAAATGAGACTGATCCAGAAGTCGATGTTATTTTTGGCGGGCATAGCCACACTTATGTAAATGGAACTGTTAATAATAAACTTGTCGTACAAGCAAATTCTTATGGTATGGCTTTTGCTGATGTTGATGTAAAGATTGATCGTAAAACACAAGATATTGTTGAGAAAAAAGCGGAAATTGTTACAACTTACCATGAAGGCATGGAGCCTGATAAAAAAATAAAGAGGAAGATGGAGAAATATCAAGCAAAAATCGCACCTCTTGTCAATGAAGTTGTAGGTAAGTCTATTGCTCCACTAGATCGCAAACTAAATACAGCTGGTGAATCTACTCTCGGAAATTTAGTTGCTGATGCCCAGCGTACAACAATGCAATCCCAAATTGCACTTATGAATCCTGGTGGTATTCGTAATGACTTAGATGCTGGTGATATTACATGGGGAGAGATATATGGTATTCAACCATTCGGAAATCAATTAATAAAAGTAAATTTAACAGGTCAAGACATTCGTGATATTTTAAATCAACAATGGCAAAAAGACATAACAAGAATGCTTCAAATTTCAGGGATCCAATACACTTGGGATGCGAACAAGCCTAATGGAGAAAAAGTAACAAGTATTCGCTTAACAAATGGAGAAGAAATCATTCCTTCTAAAACTTACAGCGTCGTTGCGAACGCATTTCTAGCTTCAGGTGGAGATGGATTTGTATCCTTTAAAAACGGTAAAGATGCTGAAACAGGACCAACTGATTTTGAAGCATTAGTAGATTATATAAAAAAATCAAAAGAACCAATTCAGTCTATTATTGATGGAAGAATTCGAAAAATAAATTAG